One part of the Ornithorhynchus anatinus isolate Pmale09 chromosome 21, mOrnAna1.pri.v4, whole genome shotgun sequence genome encodes these proteins:
- the MAPRE1 gene encoding microtubule-associated protein RP/EB family member 1 isoform X1 — protein MAVNVYSTSVTSDNLSRHDMLAWINESLQLVLTKIEHLCSGAAYCQFMDMLFPGSVALKKVKFQAKLEHEYIQNFKILQAGFKRMGVDKIIPVDKLVKGKFQDNFEFVQWFKKFFDANYDGKDYDPVAARQGQDPAPAPANANPSSLLAPGPNKPKKTLSSGSAEDGPVRTPEEKPREKQASAPCGDVVAPARPVSTQRTAASTPKPGSGMARKALGGGGNGEDESAELVQQIHVLKLTVEDLEKERDFYFGKLRNIELICQENEGESDPVLQRIVDILYATDEGFVIPDESGPQEEEQEEY, from the exons ATGGCCGTGAACGTGTACTCCACCTCCGTCACCAGCGACAACCTCAGCCGCCACGACATGCTGGCCTGGATCAACGAGTCGCTGCAGCTCGTCCTCACCAAGATCGAGCACCTCTGCTCCG GTGCGGCCTACTGCCAGTTCATGGACATGCTGTTCCCCGGCTCCGTGGCCCTGAAGAAGGTGAAGTTCCAGGCCAAGCTGGAGCACGAGTACATCCAGAACTTTAAGATCCTCCAAGCCGGCTTCAAGAGGATGGGCGTCGACAAG ATCATCCCCGTGGACAAGCTGGTGAAGGGCAAGTTCCAGGACAACTTCGAGTTCGTCCAGTGGTTCAAGAAGTTCTTCGACGCCAACTACGACGGCAAGGACTACGACCCCGTGGCCGCCCGCCAGGGCCaggaccccgcccccgcccccgccaacgccaacccctcctccctgctcgcCCCCGGACCCAACAAGCCCAAGAAGACCCTCAGCTCGGGCAGCGCCG AAGACGGCCCCGTCCGGACCCCCGAAGAGAAGCCCCGGGAGAAACAGGCGTCCGCTCCCTGCGGGGACGTCGTCG CCCCGGCGCGGCCCGTGTCCACCCAGAGAACGGCGGCCTCCACCCCCAAGCCGGGCTCCGGGATGGCGCGCAAGGCCCTCGGCGGAGGAGGCAACGGCGAAGACGAGTCGGCCGAGCTGGTCCAGCAG ATCCACGTCCTGAAGCTGACGGTGGAGGACCTGGAGAAGGAGCGAGACTTCTATTTCGGGAAGCTGCGCAACATCGAACTCATCTGCCAGGAGAACGAGGGCGAGAGCGACCCCGTCCTGCAGCGGATCGTGGACATCCTCTACGCCACGGAC gaAGGGTTCGTCATTCCCGACGAAAGCGGGccgcaggaggaagagcaggaagagtACTGA
- the MAPRE1 gene encoding microtubule-associated protein RP/EB family member 1 isoform X2 has translation MAVNVYSTSVTSDNLSRHDMLAWINESLQLVLTKIEHLCSGAAYCQFMDMLFPGSVALKKVKFQAKLEHEYIQNFKILQAGFKRMGVDKIIPVDKLVKGKFQDNFEFVQWFKKFFDANYDGKDYDPVAARQGQDPAPAPANANPSSLLAPGPNKPKKTLSSGSAAPARPVSTQRTAASTPKPGSGMARKALGGGGNGEDESAELVQQIHVLKLTVEDLEKERDFYFGKLRNIELICQENEGESDPVLQRIVDILYATDEGFVIPDESGPQEEEQEEY, from the exons ATGGCCGTGAACGTGTACTCCACCTCCGTCACCAGCGACAACCTCAGCCGCCACGACATGCTGGCCTGGATCAACGAGTCGCTGCAGCTCGTCCTCACCAAGATCGAGCACCTCTGCTCCG GTGCGGCCTACTGCCAGTTCATGGACATGCTGTTCCCCGGCTCCGTGGCCCTGAAGAAGGTGAAGTTCCAGGCCAAGCTGGAGCACGAGTACATCCAGAACTTTAAGATCCTCCAAGCCGGCTTCAAGAGGATGGGCGTCGACAAG ATCATCCCCGTGGACAAGCTGGTGAAGGGCAAGTTCCAGGACAACTTCGAGTTCGTCCAGTGGTTCAAGAAGTTCTTCGACGCCAACTACGACGGCAAGGACTACGACCCCGTGGCCGCCCGCCAGGGCCaggaccccgcccccgcccccgccaacgccaacccctcctccctgctcgcCCCCGGACCCAACAAGCCCAAGAAGACCCTCAGCTCGGGCAGCGCCG CCCCGGCGCGGCCCGTGTCCACCCAGAGAACGGCGGCCTCCACCCCCAAGCCGGGCTCCGGGATGGCGCGCAAGGCCCTCGGCGGAGGAGGCAACGGCGAAGACGAGTCGGCCGAGCTGGTCCAGCAG ATCCACGTCCTGAAGCTGACGGTGGAGGACCTGGAGAAGGAGCGAGACTTCTATTTCGGGAAGCTGCGCAACATCGAACTCATCTGCCAGGAGAACGAGGGCGAGAGCGACCCCGTCCTGCAGCGGATCGTGGACATCCTCTACGCCACGGAC gaAGGGTTCGTCATTCCCGACGAAAGCGGGccgcaggaggaagagcaggaagagtACTGA